The following nucleotide sequence is from Nitrospira sp..
GATCGATCACCGTGGACGGCATCAGTCTCACGGTCAACGATGTGACCGAACGATCCTTCGCCGTGGCCATCATTCCACACACGGCGAAGGTGACTACACTCGGGCTGAAGCAGGTCGGGGATCAGGTGAATCTGGAGGCGGATGTGATCGGCAAGTACGTCGAACGGTTGCTGCAGGAACGCGGCGTCCTCCCGCCCAAGCCGGCTCCGGTCATCGATACCGACTATCTGAAGAAGCGCGGCCTCATCTAGTCTTCGATAGTCGAAATATCTCCCACGTCCTCTCCCAACTCCTTGGCCTTCAGCACGCGGCGCATGATCTTGCCTGAGCGTGTTTTCGGCAACGACGGCACGATGTCGATTTCTTGCGGGACGGCAATCTTCCCAAGTTCCTTCAGGACGTGGTCCTTCAGCGACTGCACCAGTTCCTTGGAGTCCTGATACCCCTGCTTCAAGATGACGAAGGCCTTGATGGCTTCCCCGGCCGTACGATGCGGTTTGCCGATCACCGCCGCTTCGGCGACCGCCTCGTGGCTGACGAGCGCGCTCTCGACCTCCGCGGTGCCGATGCGGTTGCCCGCTACCTTGATCACGTCGTCGGCGCGGCCCATGAACCACATGTAGCCGTCGTGGTCCTTGCGGCACACATCGCCTGCCGTGTAGCAGTTCGGAATGGTGTTCCAGTAGACCTTGTAGCGATCAGGGTCCTTGTAGATGGTCCGCATCATGGAGGGCCAAGGGCGCTTGATGACGGCAAAGCCGCCGACGTTACCAGGGAGGCTGCGGCCTTCCTTATCGACTACGTCGGCCTCGATGCCCAGGAAGGGTCTTGTGGCGGAGCCTGGTTTGAGCGGCACCCCAGGCAGGGGACTGACGAGAATCGCGCCCGTTTCGGTCTGCCACCAGGTGTCCATGATGGGCTTGTCGCTGCCGGTGACACGGTAGAACCATTCCCAGGCTTCCGGGTTGATCGGCTCGCCGACGCTGCCTAGAATGCGCAAGGTCGACAGGTCGTATTTCTTCGGCCACTCTTCGCCATACTTCATGAGCAGGCGGATGGCGGTCGGGGTGGTGTAGAAGATCGAGACGCCGTAACGTTCGATCAAATCCCACCAGCGGCCGGGGTGGGGGTAATCGGGTTTACCCTCGGCCATAAGGATGGTCGCACCGTTCAGGAGGGGCCCGTAGACAATATAGCTGTGCCCCGTTACCCAGCCGGGATCGGCGACGCAAAAATAGACATCTTCTTCCTTCAGGTCGAAGACATACTTGGTGGTGATGTAGGTGCCGACCATGTAGCCGCCGTGGACATGGACGACTCCCTTCGGTTTGCCGGTGGTGCCTGACGTGTACAAGATATACAGCGGGGCTTCTGCGTCCAGCGCCACGGCCTCGCAGACGGCCTTCTGGCCACTAAGCCATTCGTTCCAATCAATCTCCTTCGGCGAGGTGAGTGGCGCGGCATTGGCCTCCCGGCGTACCACCACGACCTTCTCCACCGAAGGACAGGAGCGGACCGCCTCGTCGACGACGGCTTTGAGGTTAATGGTCTTGGCGCGATCGTAGCCGACGTCGGCGGTGATGACGACACGCGCCTCGGCATCCTGAATTCGGCTGGAGAGGGCCGGGGCGCTGAAACCGGAATAGACCACACTGTGAATCACGCCGAGCCTCGCGCAGGCCAGCATCGCGACCATCTGCTCGGGGATCTTCGGCAGGTAGATCGTGACCCGGTCGCCCTGCTTCAAACCCAAGTCTTTCAGCGCATTGGCACAGCGGTTCACTTGCCGAAACAGTTCCCCATAGGTGAAGATCCGCTCCTCACCCTGTTCACCGACCCAGATGACAGCCACCTTATTCCGGCGCCAAGTGTTGACGTGTCGATCCAGGCAGTTGTACGCGATGTTGCAGGTCGCGCCGACGAACCATTTCGCCCAGGGATAATTCCAGTCCAAAACCTTGGTCCAGGGGGAAAACCAGTCCAATTCCTTGGCCACGCCGCCCCAGAAGCTTTCCGGATCGGCGATCGAGGCCTTATAGGCCCGGTCATAGTCTTGGATATAGGCCGCCGCTTTGGTCTTCGCCGTCGGTTCAATGATGCGGCCGTCTTTCAGTAGCGTATCGATTTTGTCGTCCATCGATCCCATTCCTCCAGATCCAGGGCGTCACCCTGCGCCATACGATCGAGAACGGCATTATGCGGATGGGACCCAGGAACTGCAACCCTCGCCGCAGCTGTACAGCTCGGACGCTCACAGAGGCCCCCGGGTTTCTTGACAGTCGAACGGAGGCAAGGGTAGGCTGAGGTCGTCGGAGCCCACTGGAATTCACACCCCATGCGCACTCACCCATCAAGTCGGTCCGTCGGCGTCTTCGCGCTGGCGGTTCTGTGGCTGACCCTTGTGGTGGTCGGCGCTCCTCCTCCACTATCGGCCCAGGTGGGCAAACCCGAGGGTTTGTACTACAAGTCCTGGGGGGTGGTGGTCGGTATCGAAAATTATCTGGTCGCGCCGAAAGCGCCCGGGGCGGTGGATGGCGCTCGGGTGATGGCGGCGGCTTTGCGCGAGCTTGGATTCGATGAAGTGGTCGAACTGTACGATAAGGATGCCGCCTCCAGGCGGGTGCTGCAGGTGCTTAACGACTATCTTCCGCGTAAGGTAGGTCGCCAGGATCGCGTGGTGATCTTCTTCGCCGGGCATGCGGGCGTCATCCAGGAGGCTCAAACGAAGGAAGTCGGGTATCTCGTGCCGTGGGATGCGCAGCTCAATAACCAATCCAAGGCCATCACGTTCGATTACCTCAAAGAGTTCACCCGGCGTTCGGCCTCGAAACATATGCTGTTATTGATCGATGCCAACGTGCGTGGGTGGGAGGTGACGGCGCCTCAGCCGCTCTCGCTGGAGGGCCGATTGTCGCCCGAGGACGACACGGAGAAACGGGCCATTCAAGTCTTGACCGCCGCGGAAAAGGACGAAGTCCTGGCTCGCAATCCAGGACCCAGTCCCTTCGTGACGGCCGTGCTTGCCGGGATCAAGGGTGCGGCGGATCTCAATAGGAACGGTTGGGTCATGGCGAGCGAGCTGGCCGCGCAGGTGAAGCAGGAGGTCGAAGCGGCCACCAACGGCGCGCAACATCCGCAATTCGTGCAGTTGGAGGGAGACGGCGATGTGATTCTGGTCGAGGGCCGTAAGGCGCTGTTCCAACTCGGCAGTGAGCCGACCAGCGAGGCCGATCGCGCCAAGGCCGCCCGAGCCCAGTATGAGCAGGCGTTTGCGTTGCTGCAGCAACAGAAGTCGGCGGAGGAAGCGTTGGAGCGGCTCAATCGAGCGATCGCCTACGATCCATCGTTCGGCGATGCCTATGTGTTGAAGAGTTATGTGCGGCTTGAGGTGCTGCCGAATCTGGAAGAGTCCTTGGCGGCTGCGCGTGCGGCCGTGCAATATGCACCCCAGAATCCAGACTCCCACTACTCGCTGGGGCTCGTGCTCGAAAAACAGGGACAGTATGCGGAGGCGGAGAAGGCGATGCAGCAGTCTCTTGCCGTGAACCCTGCGTATACCGACGTGTATCTGTCGCTCGGCTTGCTCTACGCCGACTATCTGAATGAACCGCACAAGTCGGTCGATGCGTTCCGGCGTTATGTAGAACTGGGTGGTCAGAACGAACGGGCGATCCGCGCCGTACAAGGGGCCGGTCCGCCCGCCGATCAGCCGTCTCGTTAGTCTTCTTTCCCTCCGCCCTTCAGATAACCCAATCCGATTTTGAGTGCGCGTCGTGTGATCTCCGGCCAACGGACCTGCGGATACTCCGCCAGGACCGCCGCCGCCTTCGGATCCTGAACATCCAATTGTACGACCCGAATAATCCCGTCTTCGATTTGAACATCCGCCATGTGTCGGTCTCCTTGCCTGACGCGTAGGTGATTCCGCTGTGATGCCGTCAACGCCGGACGTCGTCGCGCGTTGACAGCCTAGGGGGTGCATGTTAGCATAACCCCGCGTGTTTTCGTGCAATTGTATCTCCGGCACCTGTGAACCTCACCCGACGCCATCGACGACCTTGCCGCGAACGATCCGAACCGTCAGCTCTCACATGCGAGATACCAAGGAGGAACCGTATGAGCAGAGTAGAGGGGGCTGTTGCGAAAATTTCCGGGAGCGCGCTGGCGCTCGTGCTGTTGCTCGGTCTCACCGCCTGCGGGGGACCGCCGAAATGGGTGAAGCAGGGGGCCGGCGCCCTCAACGAAAAAAACGACAAG
It contains:
- the acs gene encoding acetate--CoA ligase; this translates as MDDKIDTLLKDGRIIEPTAKTKAAAYIQDYDRAYKASIADPESFWGGVAKELDWFSPWTKVLDWNYPWAKWFVGATCNIAYNCLDRHVNTWRRNKVAVIWVGEQGEERIFTYGELFRQVNRCANALKDLGLKQGDRVTIYLPKIPEQMVAMLACARLGVIHSVVYSGFSAPALSSRIQDAEARVVITADVGYDRAKTINLKAVVDEAVRSCPSVEKVVVVRREANAAPLTSPKEIDWNEWLSGQKAVCEAVALDAEAPLYILYTSGTTGKPKGVVHVHGGYMVGTYITTKYVFDLKEEDVYFCVADPGWVTGHSYIVYGPLLNGATILMAEGKPDYPHPGRWWDLIERYGVSIFYTTPTAIRLLMKYGEEWPKKYDLSTLRILGSVGEPINPEAWEWFYRVTGSDKPIMDTWWQTETGAILVSPLPGVPLKPGSATRPFLGIEADVVDKEGRSLPGNVGGFAVIKRPWPSMMRTIYKDPDRYKVYWNTIPNCYTAGDVCRKDHDGYMWFMGRADDVIKVAGNRIGTAEVESALVSHEAVAEAAVIGKPHRTAGEAIKAFVILKQGYQDSKELVQSLKDHVLKELGKIAVPQEIDIVPSLPKTRSGKIMRRVLKAKELGEDVGDISTIED
- a CDS encoding tetratricopeptide repeat protein, producing MRTHPSSRSVGVFALAVLWLTLVVVGAPPPLSAQVGKPEGLYYKSWGVVVGIENYLVAPKAPGAVDGARVMAAALRELGFDEVVELYDKDAASRRVLQVLNDYLPRKVGRQDRVVIFFAGHAGVIQEAQTKEVGYLVPWDAQLNNQSKAITFDYLKEFTRRSASKHMLLLIDANVRGWEVTAPQPLSLEGRLSPEDDTEKRAIQVLTAAEKDEVLARNPGPSPFVTAVLAGIKGAADLNRNGWVMASELAAQVKQEVEAATNGAQHPQFVQLEGDGDVILVEGRKALFQLGSEPTSEADRAKAARAQYEQAFALLQQQKSAEEALERLNRAIAYDPSFGDAYVLKSYVRLEVLPNLEESLAAARAAVQYAPQNPDSHYSLGLVLEKQGQYAEAEKAMQQSLAVNPAYTDVYLSLGLLYADYLNEPHKSVDAFRRYVELGGQNERAIRAVQGAGPPADQPSR